In Megalopta genalis isolate 19385.01 unplaced genomic scaffold, iyMegGena1_principal scaffold0026, whole genome shotgun sequence, the following proteins share a genomic window:
- the Wdr37 gene encoding WD repeat domain 37 produces the protein MPGEPSIATGNKSSGKIKRISIPRVQSSTDTELQSQSGSTPLQSNALHFAAFRIDPDDSVLPPALRCRLLDLFQQIEKEFEILYTENLGLQEKVDALNEKLERECYGSGERSLPLGDVADFPDTKSLSKQKSMAGNSTQKTKTTSNKLKAQTSKIVSSFKTPTMTCSMQREYSGHRDGVWEVSVGRLGQIIATASADHTARVWAVDSGRCLLQYIGHSGSVNSVRFHPTKELALTSSGDNSAHVWQAAVDWDFPKRQNSNEDLSVLSSDKNVSGVIPINEEQEEPPTLRTPVRELFGHTGVVMSADWLPDAEQVVTASWDRTANLYDIETGDIIHTLCGHDQELFHVSTHHTQRLCVTSSKDSTFRLWDFREPVHSVSVFQAHTETVTSAVFTREDKIVSGSDDRTVKVWELRNIRSPLATIRGDSAANRLAVSSTGIVAIPHDDRQIRLFDLSGQRLARLPRTSRQGHRRMVSSVAWTQDNGVCNLFSSGFDRLVLGWSIVHLKEY, from the exons ATGCCAGGAGAACCATCTATAGCAACTGGAAACAAATCTTCAGGAAAAATCAAACGAATTTCTATACCAAGAGTACAAAGCAGTACAGATACAGAATTGCAGTCTCAAAGTGGTTCTACACCTTTGCAATCAAATGCACTCCACTTTGCTGCATTTCGTATAGACCCAGACGATAGTGTACTACCACCTGCTTTACGATGTCGGCTATTGGATTTGTTTCAGCAGATAGAGAAGGAGTTTGAAATTCTGTATACAGAAAACTTAGGAT tgCAAGAGAAAGTCGATGCTCTTAATGAAAAGCTTGAAAGAGAATGTTATGGTTCTGGAGAACGGAGCTTACCTCTTGGGGATGTTGCAGATTTCCCAGACACAAAAAGTCTTTCAAAACAAAAAT CTATGGCAGGGAATTCAACACAGAAAACAAAAACAACTTCAAACAAGTTGAAAGCACAGACAAGCAAGATTGTTTCCAGTTTCAAAACACCGACTATGACATGTAGTATGCAAAGAGAATATTCTGGTCATAGAGACGGTGTTTGGGAAGTTTCTGTTGGGAGATTAGGTCAAATTATTGCTACAGCTTCTGCCGATCATACAGCTCGAGTATGGGCTGTAGATAGTGGACGTTGTTTACTACAATATATAG GACATTCTGGTTCCGTTAACTCTGTTCGCTTTCATCCAACCAAAGAATTAGCACTAACGTCCAGTGGGGACAACTCTGCTCATGTATGGCAAGCAGCCGTTGATTGGGACTTTCCTAAAAGACAAAATTCAAATGAAGACCTTTCGGTATTATCTTCTGATAAAAATGTCAGTGGCGTAATACCTATTAACGAGGAGCAGGAAGAGCCACCAACCCTGAG AACTCCAGTTCGAGAATTGTTTGGTCATACAGGCGTGGTGATGTCTGCAGACTGGTTACCTGATGCAGAACAGGTGGTAACAGCTTCTTGGGATAGAACAGCTAATCTTTATGATATAGAAACTGGAGATATTATACACACATTATGTGGTCATGATCAAGAACTGTTTCACGTCTCCACCCATCACACACAAAGACTCTGTGTCACTTCAAGCAAGGATAGTACTTTTCGTTTGTGGGACTTCAGGGAACCTGTTCATTCAGTGTCTGTTTTTCAGGCTCACACAGA GACAGTAACATCAGCTGTATTTACACGGGAGGATAAAATCGTGTCAGGTTCGGACGATCGAactgtaaaagtatgggaattACGAAATATACGAAGTCCTTTAGCCACAATTCGTGGCGACAGTGCTGCAAATCGTTTGGCTGTTTCCAGTACTGGTATTGTTGCAATTCCACACGACGATAGGCAGATAAGGTTATTCGATCTAAGTGGTCAACGATTAGCTAGATTACCTAGAACAAGTAGGCAG